From one Rosa rugosa chromosome 4, drRosRugo1.1, whole genome shotgun sequence genomic stretch:
- the LOC133745115 gene encoding CASP-like protein 2A1 yields MSTVIEKSAAEVAPGHELEGMSSNGNGSSLRTAETLLRLLPIAPCVAALLVMLHDSQDNEFGSVSYSHIGAFRFLVHANGICAGYSLLSAIISAKSRPPTKSLAWTFFFIDQLLTYIILGAGAVLTEVLYLAYKGDSTITWSPACGSYGGFCHKATTSVVITFLVVACFVLISLISSYKLFSKFDAPAINSIKGIRTATFG; encoded by the exons ATGTCAACGGTGATAGAGAAGTCTGCAGCGGAGGTTGCACCGGGACACGAGTTAGAAGGGATGAGTAGCAACGGCAACGGCAGCAGCTTGAGAACCGCGGAGACGCTGCTGCGACTGCTGCCGATTGCTCCTTGTGTGGCGGCTCTGCTCGTCATGCTTCACGATTCCCAGGACAATGAGTTCGGATCCGTTTCCTACTCTCATATTGGAGCTTTCAG GTTTTTGGTGCATGCCAATGGCATATGTGCTGGTTATTCCCTTCTATCGGCTATCATATCAGCCAAGTCTCGTCCCCCCACCAAGTCTCTAGCCTGgactttcttcttcatagatCAA TTGCTTACGTACATAATTCTGGGAGCTGGAGCTGTGTTAACGGAGGTTCTGTACTTGGCTTATAAAGGAGATTCAACTATAACGTGGAGTCCGGCTTGTGGGAGTTATGGTGGATTCTGTCACAAAGCCACAACTTCTGTGGTCATTACATTTCTGGTGGTGGCTTGCTTTGTTCTCATTTCACTTATTTCCTCCTACAAACTCTTCAGCAAGTTTGATGCTCCTGCCATCAACTCCATTAAGGGTATTCGAACTGCCACCTTcggttga